The following proteins are encoded in a genomic region of Gossypium hirsutum isolate 1008001.06 chromosome D05, Gossypium_hirsutum_v2.1, whole genome shotgun sequence:
- the LOC107905938 gene encoding zinc finger MYND domain-containing protein 15, translating into MDLHLKNLFDRFQEQFGSGPGLGPGSGTCLMKVEGISSNFIKLLFKASAALYRTEPWRRLRPGHLFGVRVGKDSDWSGKKQPFPCSQFIGGDGGDIGFYMFRSENDAKKMTGSRETIRAPNVELLRVTYELETLMFPSNRKMIKSLSLEASGNDRFPVIDVTRCTSSGELQFRNPTLEELKFVYAFMRAISLVHPLLQADKEGGPNWTKLISFGPFIETVDIQWPPEMARGHELVAVTISHPPGQAYEEKISSTASSTPTKYAEPPDEVTFMDIRVNSNSSSRHCAMCEKEVNGDQSLCCGRCRAVVYCTSLCQKQHWKESHKSMCGLYKAMMEREEELVMKIFMFPCSAAQPCKWLESLGIHQKGMWRRKCSCYSHCPFGLLPVKGGLWDSWGGLDDEEYPGDLPFHNQLRDGISSPILLSGWSEYYNLRSLPLSSPVADILSHPLTVYHILTALSINTKNLLLKGKEVILHYLGPEGEMDWMPAFSEISHLLNGLGNIQIIMVGPEVPTNLSGTTSGISSRVRVNLVRGVYQEEATYLPSPHVIVALNCALDRYSSWGGALDLIKAIGVPAFFTEQSEILCANAKQVLRGAGLHITHPVTPNPFRSPVKNHDSSTNLPSYSNGFVLGVNA; encoded by the coding sequence ATGGATTTACATTTGAAGAATCTGTTTGATAGATTCCAGGAGCAATTTGGTTCTGGTCCTGGTCTCGGTCCTGGATCCGGGACGTGCCTTATGAAGGTAGAAGGCATTTCTTCTAACTTTATAAAGCTCTTATTTAAAGCCTCTGCTGCCTTATATAGAACTGAACCTTGGAGAAGATTGCGCCCAGGACATTTGTTTGGTGTCCGAGTCGGGAAAGATTCGGATTGGTCAGGCAAAAAACAGCCTTTTCCGTGTTCCCAGTTCATTGGAGGAGATGGTGGGGATATTGGGTTTTATATGTTTAGATCTGAAAATGATGCTAAGAAGATGACAGGCTCAAGGGAGACGATTCGAGCTCCAAATGTTGAGCTTTTGAGGGTCACATACGAGCTTGAGACATTAATGTTTCCTTCCAACCGCAAAATGATCAAGTCATTGTCATTGGAAGCATCTGGGAACGATCGGTTTCCTGTTATTGATGTCACACGCTGCACATCTTCTGGTGAGCTTCAATTTAGGAATCCTACCCTGGAAGAACTGAAGTTTGTCTATGCTTTCATGAGAGCCATTTCCTTGGTGCACCCATTGCTTCAGGCGGATAAAGAAGGTGGTCCAAACTGGACAAAGTTGATAAGTTTTGGCCCCTTTATCGAGACAGTTGACATTCAGTGGCCTCCAGAAATGGCTAGAGGTCATGAGCTTGTTGCTGTTACAATCTCACATCCACCTGGTCAGGCATATGAAGAAAAGATAAGTTCAACTGCCAGCTCAACACCAACCAAGTATGCAGAGCCTCCAGATGAGGTCACCTTCATGGATATTAGAGTAAACTCAAATTCAAGCTCAAGGCATTGTGCAATGTGTGAGAAAGAAGTTAATGGAGATCAATCTCTCTGCTGTGGGCGATGTCGAGCAGTGGTCTACTGCACTTCTCTCTGCCAAAAGCAGCACTGGAAGGAGTCACATAAAAGCATGTGCGGTCTGTACAAAGCTATGATGGAAAGGGAAGAAGAGCTTGTAATGAAAATCTTCATGTTCCCTTGCTCTGCTGCCCAACCTTGTAAATGGCTTGAATCATTGGGAATCCATCAGAAAGGGATGTGGAGAAGGAAGTGCAGTTGCTACTCTCACTGCCCTTTTGGTCTCCTTCCAGTTAAAGGTGGGTTATGGGATTCCTGGGGTGGGCTAGATGATGAAGAATACCCTGGTGATTTGCCCTTCCACAACCAACTACGAGATGGGATCTCTAGCCCTATCCTTCTTTCTGGTTGGTCCGAGTACTATAACCTTCGGTCCCTGCCATTGTCGAGCCCTGTTGCTGATATTCTTTCCCACCCTTTGACTGTTTATCATATATTGACGGCTCTCAGTATCAATACAAAGAATCTTTTACTAAAGGGAAAGGAGGTGATTCTTCACTACCTGGGGCCTGAAGGGGAGATGGATTGGATGCCTGCATTTTCTGAAATCAGTCACTTGTTAAACGGGTTGGGTAATATACAAATCATTATGGTAGGACCTGAAGTTCCGACAAACTTGTCAGGTACCACATCAGGAATTAGTAGCAGAGTTAGGGTGAATCTAGTAAGGGGTGTTTATCAGGAAGAAGCCACCTACTTGCCTTCCCCCCATGTTATAGTTGCTCTGAACTGTGCATTGGATAGGTATTCCAGCTGGGGTGGTGCTCTTGATCTGATTAAAGCCATCGGCGTCCCTGCTTTCTTCACTGAGCAATCTGAAATTTTGTGTGCAAATGCTAAACAGGTTCTACGTGGTGCTGGACTACATATTACCCACCCAGTGACACCTAATCCCTTCCGTTCCCCAGTTAAGAATCACGATTCTTCCACCAATCTTCCTTCTTACAGCAATGGATTTGTGCTGGGGGTAAATGCATGA
- the LOC107905939 gene encoding uncharacterized protein, with amino-acid sequence MMSNQSQGASISLTADPPVKWRRGRPRKDDSIQGDLTPLTPATENLKNKQSVGTSDPTSNEIVGQMVSGVIEGSFDAGYLLNVKVCDTDMHLRGVAFLPGRFTPITAENDVAPHAKMYERNDIPIPLVNAQGHLHTVSPSSGKSEKPVEDKNDAPNLPGQGLQIGLFSGAMAASKSQSASISIPLASNLPINDTGLPLGQKVLQDRILDSGLQTDKAMVQDQSPLGFEALKLMKGPNISVEALNTSEPVPAMFTADVPAAKTVNPNPQVDDQAVCSDLKSQELFHDDVKILDLGNNQTPKTSEPEAQADGGEPTQINLFKKQASSRQDIDISQDTELELATKIIGGVGTSHMDGLSANEAATTATTGSCSESMTSQPVTIFGVETIPSEPKPAAEETVPEMVVPEDSSSSLMAADTNYVESNAKDAIPPAQS; translated from the coding sequence ATGATGAGCAACCAGAGTCAAGGGGCGAGCATATCCTTGACAGCAGATCCCCCTGTAAAGTGGAGACGTGGGCGTCCACGTAAGGATGATAGTATTCAAGGGGACCTCACACCTCTGACACCTGCAACTGAGAATCTGAAAAACAAGCAGAGTGTGGGAACAAGTGACCCTACGTCTAATGAAATAGTAGGTCAGATGGTTTCTGGTGTCATTGAAGGTTCATTTGATGCTGGATATCTTCTTAATGTTAAGGTTTGTGATACCGACATGCATCTTAGGGGTGTTGCATTTCTACCAGGGCGATTCACTCCGATTACTGCTGAAAATGATGTGGCTCCGCATGCTAAGATGTATGAAAGAAATGATATTCCTATCCCATTGGTAAACGCACAGGGTCATCTCCATACTGTGAGTCCTTCATCAGGGAAAAGTGAGAAGCCTGTTGAGGATAAAAATGATGCACCTAACCTTCCAGGCCAAGGTCTACAAATTGGGCTTTTTTCTGGTGCCATGGCTGCTAGTAAGAGCCAATCTGCCTCTATTTCAATTCCTCTAGCTAGTAACTTGCCAATTAATGACACTGGTCTTCCCCTGGGGCAAAAGGTCCTGCAAGACCGAATCTTAGATTCCGGATTGCAGACAGATAAAGCTATGGTACAGGATCAGTCACCGCTGGGATTTGAAGCCTTAAAGCTGATGAAAGGACCAAATATTAGCGTGGAGGCACTTAATACATCTGAGCCAGTGCCTGCAATGTTTACTGCTGATGTGCCAGCCGCTAAGACTGTAAATCCAAATCCTCAAGTTGATGACCAGGCCGTATGTTCTGATCTTAAGTCACAGGAATTGTTTCATGATGATGTAAAAATCCTTGACCTTGGTAACAACCAAACTCCCAAAACTTCTGAGCCTGAAGCTCAAGCCGATGGTGGTGAACCCACTCAAATCAACTTGTTCAAAAAACAGGCTTCATCCAGGCAAGATATAGATATTTCTCAAGATACTGAATTGGAGCTTGCTACAAAGATAATTGGTGGAGTTGGCACGTCTCACATGGATGGATTATCTGCAAATGAGGCTGCCACAACTGCTACGACAGGTTCATGCTCTGAGTCAATGACCAGCCAACCAGTAACGATATTTGGAGTAGAAACTATCCCATCTGAGCCCAAGCCTGCAGCTGAAGAAACTGTTCCAGAAATGGTTGTACCCGAAGATAGTAGTAGTTCCTTAATGGCGGCTGACACCAATTATGTGGAATCTAATGCCAAAGATGCCATCCCACCAGCACAATCTTAG
- the LOC107905936 gene encoding UPF0051 protein ABCI8, chloroplastic — protein sequence MSSLLANGISSFSPQPTSDSTKFLKGFFPKLDSVKPITPKLQSSRLLKVRADVGFDPQTLTSDPSSSSGKSYDDKIQEILRNRDYDKKFGFTMDIDSFAIPKGLSTETIRLISSLKEEPDWMVELRLDAYEKFLKMKEPKWSDNRYPPIDFQDICYYSAPKKKPALNSLDEADPELLKYFDRLGVPLNERNRLANVAVDAVLDSVSIATTHRKTLEKAGVIFCSISEAIREYPDLVRKYLGRVVPSEDNYFTALNSAVFSDGSFCYIPKDTKCPMPISTYFRINALETGQFERTLIVADEGSFVEYLEGCTAPSYDRNQLHAAVVELYCAKDAEIKYSTVQNWYAGDEEGKGGIYNFVTKRGLCAGDRSKISWTQVETGSAITWKYPSVVLEGDNTVGEFYSVALTNNYQQADTGTKMIHKGKNTRSRIISKGISVGHSRNCYRGLVQVQSKAENARNSSQCDSMLIGDNAAANTYPYIQVKNPSARVEHEASTSKIGEDQLFYFQQRGIDYEKAMAAMISGFCREVFNELPDEFGAEVNQLMSLKLEGSVG from the exons ATGTCTTCCTTGCTAGCCAACGGTATTTCCAGCTTCTCACCACAGCCTACTTCCGATTCAACCAAGTTCCTTAAAGGGTTCTTCCCAAAGCTCGATTCCGTCAAACCCATAACCCCAAAACTCCAAAGTTCAAGGCTTTTGAAGGTCAGAGCAGATGTTGGTTTCGATCCTCAAACCCTCACGTCAGATCCCAGCTCTTCATCAGGTAAATCCTACGATGACAAAATCCAGGAAATTCTTCGAAACCGTGATTATGATAAAAAGTTTGGCTTTACGATGGATATCGATTCTTTTGCGATACCCAAAGGGCTTTCTACAGAAACAATTCGTTTAATTTCTTCTTTAAAGGAAGAACCTGATTGGATGGTGGAGCTTAGGTTGGATGCTTAtgagaaatttttgaaaatgaaagaaCCCAAATGGTCTGATAATCGGTACCCGCCGATTGATTTCCAAGATATTTGTTATTACTCTGCGCCCAAAAAGAAGCCAGCTCTGAATAGCTTAGATGAGGCTGATCCTGAACTTTTAAAGTACTTTGATAGATTGGGTGTCCCTTTGAATGAACGTAATCGATTGGCTAATGTCGCCGTTGATGCGGTTCTTGATAGTGTTTCAATTGCTACTACGCATAGGAAGACCTTAGAAAAGGCTGGGGTCATTTTTTGTTCGATCTCCGAGGCAATTAGAGAGTACCCTGATTTAGTTAGGAAATATTTGGGGAGAGTTGTGCCTAGTGAGGACAACTATTTTACAGCTTTGAATTCAGCTGTTTTTAGTGATGGGTCGTTTTGTTACATTCCGAAGGATACGAAATGCCCAATGCCAATTTCGACTTATTTCCGGATTAATGCATTGGAAACTGGGCAGTTTGAGAGGACTTTGATTGTTGCTGATGAGGGAAGCTTTGTGGAGTATTTAGAAGGATGTACGGCGCCTTCTTATGATAGGAATCAGCTTCATGCTGCTGTTGTTGAGTTGTATTGTGCTAAGGATGCAGAGATTAAATACTCCACTGTACAGAACTGGTATGCCGGTGATGAGGAAGGAAAAGGAGGGATTTATAATTTTGTTACTAAGCGTGGACTATGTGCTGGAGATCGTTCGAAGATATCCTGGACCCAAGTGGAGACGGGGTCTGCTATTACTTGGAAATACCCAAGTGTTGTTTTGGAAGGTGATAATACGGTGGGCGAGTTTTACTCTGTAGCACTCACAAATAACTATCAGCAGGCAGACACGGGTACAAAAATGATACACAAAGGGAAGAATACAAGAAGTAGGATTATCTCAAAGGGTATTTCTGTTGGACATTCAAGAAACTGTTATAGGGGGCTTGTTCAGGTTCAATCAAAGGCAGAGAATGCTAGAAATTCATCACAATGTGATTCAATGCTTATCGGCGATAATGCTGCTGCAAACACCTACCCTTACATCCAG GTCAAGAATCCATCAGCTCGTGTTGAACACGAAGCCAGCACCTCCAAAATTGGTGAAGATCAGTTATTTTACTTTCAGCAGAGGGGAATTGATTATGAGAAGGCCATGGCTGCCATGATTTCTGGATTTTGCCGTGAAGTTTTCAATGAGCTTCCTGATGAATTCGGTGCTGAGGTGAACCAACTCATGAGTCTGAAGCTCGAGGGATCCGTGGGTTAA
- the LOC107905935 gene encoding uncharacterized protein, with product MVILRRSNGYSKVDKEDPEEIIHRRAQFLIHKVLERADCRRKPSFLRIRLCRLKVKIRRRLKKLRKSALVSISAARTGVYKQVMDQLKTWRRLFNPASHHGTIATLPRPLLT from the coding sequence atggtgATTCTGAGGAGATCAAATGGTTACTCAAAGGTGGATAAGGAAGACCCAGAGGAGATAATCCATCGACGAGCTCAGTTCTTGATCCACAAAGTGCTGGAGCGAGCAGATTGTAGAAGAAAACCATCGTTTCTACGAATCAGACTGTGTAGGCTAAAGGTGAAGATcaggagaagattgaagaagtTAAGGAAGAGTGCGTTGGTTAGTATTTCGGCAGCAAGAACTGGTGTTTACAAGCAGGTTATGGATCAATTGAAAACATGGAGACGCTTGTTTAACCCTGCTAGTCATCATGGAACCATTGCCACCCTTCCTCGCCCTTTGTTAActtga